In the genome of Segatella copri, one region contains:
- a CDS encoding nitrous oxide-stimulated promoter family protein yields MKRIKEEQRVVEQMIRLYCRKKEGNKELCPGCQELLQYATARLERCKFGENKPTCKKCPIHCYRPQMKERMCKVMRWAGPRMILYHPVAAIKHVMREL; encoded by the coding sequence ATGAAAAGAATAAAGGAAGAACAGCGAGTTGTGGAGCAGATGATACGTTTGTACTGCAGAAAGAAGGAGGGCAACAAGGAATTATGTCCTGGGTGCCAAGAGTTGCTACAGTACGCTACTGCAAGACTGGAACGCTGTAAGTTTGGCGAAAACAAGCCTACTTGCAAGAAGTGTCCCATCCACTGCTATCGCCCTCAGATGAAAGAACGAATGTGCAAAGTGATGCGCTGGGCTGGGCCGAGAATGATTTTATATCACCCGGTTGCCGCCATCAAGCATGTCATGAGAGAATTGTAA
- the mobV gene encoding MobV family relaxase: MGTSSKQVMDIKVTKGLASVGNEELRDWTEKGWNQAMREGNYDRSREHLNFEIRPGGIVAPIDKSRPLTRRMAENLASRGIKDPNEGLAEPRFRTVVNFIFGGSTERMRELAFGNQEVDFESKGGNEHIRRMPEIENWAQDIYRFVADKYGEENIVSFIVHCDEKNPHVHCALLPIDKDKKFAFKKIFHGQNRIDYKNYLLALHDELAKVNEKWGLTRGVSIAETGARHRSTEEYRRWLANECVTLEAQMLNTQKALEDLNVELSIAQKKQKSFTSMIENLKAEIDRLEAELKPLRALQANSDNISADIARKIQSLEQQKAMVEDKLADKEKKLSETNQLLDTLRKDKEEVEKQAGELEDKANQSELSWAHNMSYHLNGVMLDTMAHEFAIRFPNLPDSVKLDFDGTLLCQLAEDGNHVVKVALNLVCGFVDDATTIAQTHGGGGGSPDSGWGKRPDEDDREWARRCLAMARKMCTPSARRRKKM; the protein is encoded by the coding sequence ATGGGAACATCATCAAAACAGGTCATGGACATCAAGGTTACCAAAGGTCTCGCTTCGGTAGGCAACGAGGAGTTGAGAGACTGGACGGAGAAGGGATGGAACCAGGCCATGCGTGAAGGCAACTACGACCGTAGCCGTGAGCATCTCAACTTTGAGATCCGTCCAGGTGGCATTGTCGCCCCGATAGACAAGAGCCGTCCGCTTACCAGACGCATGGCAGAAAATCTCGCTTCACGTGGCATCAAAGACCCCAACGAAGGACTGGCAGAACCACGTTTCCGAACCGTGGTGAATTTCATCTTCGGCGGTTCAACGGAACGTATGCGAGAGCTTGCCTTTGGTAATCAAGAGGTAGATTTTGAAAGCAAGGGTGGCAACGAGCATATCCGGCGAATGCCAGAAATAGAAAATTGGGCACAGGATATCTACCGCTTTGTGGCAGATAAATATGGAGAGGAAAACATCGTCTCATTCATCGTCCACTGCGATGAAAAAAATCCGCACGTCCACTGTGCGCTTCTGCCGATAGACAAGGATAAGAAGTTCGCCTTCAAGAAAATCTTCCATGGTCAGAACCGCATAGATTACAAGAACTATCTTCTTGCCCTGCACGACGAACTGGCCAAGGTCAATGAGAAATGGGGACTCACGAGAGGGGTGTCGATAGCAGAGACTGGAGCACGTCACCGTTCAACGGAAGAGTATCGACGATGGCTTGCCAACGAGTGCGTGACGCTCGAAGCCCAGATGCTGAATACTCAGAAAGCCCTCGAAGATCTGAACGTGGAACTCTCCATTGCCCAGAAGAAGCAGAAATCATTCACCTCTATGATTGAGAATCTGAAGGCTGAAATCGATCGCCTCGAAGCAGAACTCAAACCGCTGAGAGCCTTGCAAGCCAACAGCGACAACATCAGTGCCGACATCGCCCGTAAGATCCAGAGCCTTGAACAGCAGAAGGCAATGGTGGAAGATAAACTGGCAGACAAGGAGAAGAAACTTTCAGAGACTAACCAGTTGCTTGACACCCTCCGCAAGGACAAGGAAGAGGTAGAGAAGCAGGCCGGTGAACTGGAAGACAAAGCCAACCAGTCTGAACTCTCCTGGGCGCACAACATGAGCTACCATCTCAACGGAGTGATGCTCGACACCATGGCACATGAGTTTGCCATTCGCTTCCCGAATCTACCTGACAGCGTGAAACTCGACTTCGACGGCACGCTTCTCTGTCAGTTGGCTGAAGACGGCAACCATGTTGTCAAGGTAGCCTTGAACCTCGTGTGCGGTTTCGTGGATGATGCCACGACCATCGCACAGACGCATGGAGGTGGAGGCGGCAGCCCAGACTCAGGATGGGGCAAGCGACCGGATGAAGACGATAGGGAGTGGGCAAGAAGATGCCTGGCAATGGCACGCAAGATGTGCACTCCGTCCGCCAGAAGAAGAAAGAAAATGTAA
- a CDS encoding YccF domain-containing protein produces MRIIGNLLWWLFGGLEAAIGYFTGSLALACTVIGIPFAIQTFKIGLLCLWPFGSTVRESNSPTGCIRIPLNLLWLIFGGLWACLMHLFFGFLLCITIIGIPWGKQHFKMAGLSLAPFRKDVELGF; encoded by the coding sequence ATGCGCATAATAGGAAACTTACTTTGGTGGCTCTTCGGAGGTCTCGAAGCTGCCATCGGTTATTTCACCGGAAGTCTGGCTCTTGCATGTACTGTCATCGGCATTCCCTTTGCGATACAGACATTCAAGATTGGCTTGCTCTGCCTATGGCCTTTTGGTTCTACGGTAAGAGAATCGAATAGTCCAACTGGTTGCATTCGCATTCCGCTGAATTTACTCTGGCTGATATTCGGAGGATTGTGGGCTTGCCTCATGCATCTGTTCTTCGGCTTTCTCTTATGTATAACGATCATCGGCATTCCTTGGGGAAAACAGCATTTCAAGATGGCCGGGCTTTCGCTCGCACCATTCCGAAAGGATGTGGAGTTGGGATTTTAA
- a CDS encoding HAD-IA family hydrolase, which yields MKQIETLVFDYGGVIVNIDDVAVVKAMESLGVTAFKRLIHVRKIKRLMHQYINGMVAEAETLKEMLSLCRKGTTTGDIEKVLEELCGNLPVERLEALVKLRKQYKVYLLSNINDTLWQKSVSQMNQLGYSTDELFDEVFLSYAMRKEKPSVEIYEEMTQQTGLNPATTLYFDDRAENAEAGKRFGFQSVLVKTNHLEEHQEWQEINKNIKE from the coding sequence ATGAAACAGATAGAAACTCTCGTCTTTGATTACGGAGGTGTCATCGTGAACATCGATGATGTGGCTGTTGTAAAAGCCATGGAGAGCCTGGGCGTTACGGCGTTCAAGCGACTTATCCATGTCCGAAAGATCAAGAGACTGATGCACCAATATATCAATGGTATGGTGGCGGAAGCTGAGACTTTGAAAGAGATGCTGAGCCTTTGCCGTAAAGGAACCACAACCGGGGATATTGAGAAAGTCCTGGAAGAGCTGTGTGGCAATCTGCCCGTGGAAAGACTGGAGGCATTGGTCAAGCTTCGGAAGCAATACAAGGTCTATCTGCTCAGCAACATCAACGATACGCTTTGGCAGAAATCAGTTAGTCAGATGAATCAGCTGGGATATTCCACAGACGAGCTGTTTGATGAAGTGTTCCTCTCATACGCCATGCGAAAGGAAAAGCCATCCGTCGAAATCTATGAAGAGATGACGCAACAGACTGGATTGAATCCTGCCACCACTCTCTATTTCGATGACCGTGCTGAGAATGCCGAAGCAGGTAAGCGTTTTGGCTTTCAGAGCGTACTGGTAAAGACCAATCATCTGGAAGAACATCAGGAATGGCAAGAAATTAACAAGAATATAAAAGAATAA
- a CDS encoding DUF1294 domain-containing protein gives MKSINTLHSYLAYYLLGINAVTFIVYGIDKYKAKKAKWRISEATLLLLAVLGGSIGAWMGMKVWHHKTMHKNFKYGIPAILLIQIALMTYLHMNR, from the coding sequence TTGAAGAGTATTAACACATTACATAGTTACCTCGCCTACTATCTCCTGGGCATCAATGCAGTTACATTCATCGTGTACGGCATTGACAAATACAAGGCGAAGAAAGCCAAGTGGCGCATTTCCGAAGCCACGCTTTTGTTACTGGCTGTACTTGGAGGAAGCATCGGGGCATGGATGGGAATGAAAGTCTGGCACCATAAGACGATGCACAAGAATTTCAAATACGGCATTCCTGCTATTCTGCTGATACAGATTGCGCTGATGACGTATTTACACATGAATAGATAA
- a CDS encoding YqiA/YcfP family alpha/beta fold hydrolase, whose amino-acid sequence MKKILFLHGFFATGSCPMARALKEAFEGTAVVLTPDLPLHSKEALKEIRSIIDREQPDLLLGNSCGSFLAQMLAPVVGIPALLGNPYFMMTEFLKERIGEHEYKAPRRDGNQRLVIDEALIEEFAELEAVQFDHCNPYYKNRVWGLFGEQDTLAHFSPLFLHHYNQAFHFPGGHTPTEQEVKTWYAPLAQKMLMEFSAKEERYFQHFKGGKYKFIHSAFDSETQERMVVYQALYGDQAYWVRPEDMFFGKVTRDGRTFNRFTEIER is encoded by the coding sequence ATGAAGAAGATATTATTCCTACACGGATTCTTCGCTACGGGCAGCTGTCCGATGGCGAGAGCCTTGAAAGAGGCGTTTGAGGGGACGGCGGTGGTGCTGACTCCCGACCTCCCTTTGCACTCCAAGGAGGCACTGAAGGAGATTCGCTCCATCATCGACCGGGAGCAGCCCGACTTGCTTCTGGGCAACAGCTGCGGCTCTTTCCTCGCCCAGATGCTGGCTCCGGTGGTGGGCATCCCTGCCCTGCTCGGCAATCCGTATTTCATGATGACGGAGTTTCTGAAGGAGCGAATCGGCGAGCATGAATACAAGGCACCGAGAAGGGACGGCAATCAGCGGCTGGTGATTGACGAGGCGCTGATTGAGGAGTTTGCGGAACTGGAAGCCGTGCAGTTCGACCATTGCAACCCCTATTATAAGAATCGTGTGTGGGGACTTTTTGGTGAGCAGGACACCCTGGCTCACTTCTCCCCTCTCTTCCTGCACCATTACAACCAAGCCTTCCATTTCCCTGGCGGTCATACGCCTACAGAGCAGGAGGTGAAGACCTGGTACGCTCCCCTTGCCCAGAAAATGCTGATGGAGTTTTCAGCAAAGGAAGAAAGATATTTCCAGCACTTCAAGGGCGGCAAATACAAGTTCATCCATTCTGCCTTCGACTCCGAGACTCAGGAGCGCATGGTGGTTTATCAGGCTCTCTATGGAGACCAAGCCTATTGGGTTAGACCGGAAGATATGTTCTTCGGGAAAGTTACGAGGGACGGCAGAACTTTTAATCGTTTCACGGAAATAGAAAGATAA
- a CDS encoding flavin reductase family protein — MKSFAPKPWFAPQPVLIIGTYNKDGVANAMNAAWAGQWDMKEIMISMGNHVTTDNLKLGGEFTVAFATKKTMVASDFVGIVSAKNDPKKMEKTGWSIEKATMVNAPVFTDFPMTLECRIKEKYDESETGYYLVAEIVNILVDEKYLAEDGNPDMEKMELIVFAPIHHGYIQLGEKVGNAFSDGKALKE, encoded by the coding sequence ATGAAAAGTTTTGCACCAAAGCCGTGGTTTGCACCACAGCCTGTGCTGATTATCGGCACATATAATAAGGATGGAGTTGCCAACGCAATGAACGCTGCCTGGGCAGGACAGTGGGACATGAAGGAGATTATGATCTCGATGGGAAATCACGTCACCACAGACAACCTGAAGCTTGGCGGCGAGTTTACCGTTGCCTTCGCTACCAAGAAAACCATGGTGGCTTCTGATTTCGTGGGCATTGTTTCTGCCAAGAACGACCCGAAGAAGATGGAGAAGACTGGATGGAGCATCGAGAAGGCGACTATGGTCAACGCTCCTGTGTTCACCGATTTCCCGATGACCCTGGAGTGCCGCATCAAGGAGAAGTATGACGAAAGCGAAACCGGCTATTATCTCGTTGCCGAAATCGTCAATATTCTTGTGGATGAAAAGTATCTGGCAGAAGACGGAAATCCAGACATGGAGAAGATGGAACTGATTGTCTTCGCCCCTATTCATCACGGCTATATCCAACTGGGCGAGAAAGTCGGAAACGCTTTCTCCGACGGCAAGGCTTTGAAAGAATAG
- a CDS encoding OmpA family protein encodes MRKKILSITMMCLAAMTASAQTARQSSDSLYIQKSYSQEQMLMPVNPTYLKNVSEAANWGRNWFIEAKGGASAFLGTPIGCGDVFDRVTPLLQIGVGKWFTPAIGGRIGFQGLSFKNAEFHMMKYQFVHADFLYNITSGIRQNESGIPLWDVIPFVGVGMIHNSDWINNCICQGGSSGSHPFAFTYGVEARYRISDRVHLVGEVSGMLTARNFDGIGTSTKFGDNMISVSAGLSFTIGKTGWKRVVDATPYIEQNLALQDYIAYMRDRNAHLEKRLAGNDDSKTVYPKNSYSGLNSLRARLSMNGNSKQGAMGSGDGNMAGNAEGYRSDSLSSSDHMKVSIGVPVYFFFKLNTDKLVAKSQLVNLEDIAKMAKQENLKIKISGAADSATGTQSGNQDLGKRRAKFIAKALIKRGVDKSQIKAYNLGGIDKYTANEANRFTTVVLLK; translated from the coding sequence ATGAGAAAGAAAATATTATCAATAACAATGATGTGTCTGGCTGCAATGACAGCTTCGGCACAAACTGCCAGACAGAGTTCTGACAGTCTTTATATCCAGAAATCGTACAGTCAGGAGCAGATGCTCATGCCTGTTAATCCTACATATCTCAAGAATGTAAGCGAAGCAGCCAACTGGGGTAGAAATTGGTTTATAGAAGCAAAGGGCGGGGCTTCAGCTTTTCTTGGGACGCCCATTGGTTGCGGTGACGTGTTCGACCGTGTCACTCCTCTCTTGCAGATAGGAGTCGGCAAATGGTTCACGCCCGCAATCGGTGGACGAATAGGATTTCAGGGACTCAGCTTCAAGAACGCAGAGTTCCATATGATGAAGTATCAGTTTGTCCATGCAGACTTTCTGTACAACATCACCTCTGGCATCCGTCAGAACGAAAGCGGAATCCCTCTTTGGGATGTGATTCCCTTCGTAGGTGTCGGCATGATTCATAATTCCGACTGGATCAATAACTGTATCTGCCAGGGCGGTTCGAGTGGCAGTCATCCGTTTGCTTTCACCTATGGCGTGGAAGCCCGTTACCGCATCAGCGACCGTGTTCATCTCGTAGGAGAGGTGAGTGGAATGCTGACCGCTAGGAACTTCGACGGCATCGGAACTTCAACCAAGTTTGGCGACAACATGATTTCCGTATCAGCCGGTCTGTCCTTCACGATAGGCAAGACGGGGTGGAAGCGAGTAGTGGATGCAACACCTTACATTGAGCAGAATCTCGCCCTCCAGGATTACATTGCCTACATGAGAGATCGGAATGCTCATCTGGAAAAGCGACTTGCAGGAAATGACGATAGCAAGACCGTCTATCCGAAAAACAGCTACAGTGGTCTCAACTCCCTCCGTGCCCGACTCTCGATGAATGGCAACAGCAAGCAGGGTGCAATGGGCAGCGGTGATGGCAACATGGCAGGTAATGCTGAGGGTTACCGCTCAGATTCCCTTTCCTCTTCTGACCACATGAAAGTAAGCATTGGTGTTCCGGTGTATTTCTTCTTCAAACTCAACACTGATAAATTGGTTGCCAAGTCTCAGCTCGTGAACCTCGAAGACATAGCGAAGATGGCCAAGCAGGAAAACTTGAAGATAAAAATATCCGGTGCAGCCGATAGTGCTACAGGTACTCAGTCCGGCAACCAGGATTTGGGTAAGCGACGTGCCAAGTTCATAGCCAAGGCACTCATCAAGCGAGGTGTAGATAAGAGCCAGATCAAAGCCTACAACTTAGGCGGAATCGACAAATATACGGCGAATGAGGCAAACCGCTTCACAACCGTTGTCTTGCTGAAATAG
- the trxA gene encoding thioredoxin, which translates to METFNDVINSDQLVLVDFFATWCQPCKAMHPILEQVKSVLGDRIRIIKVDVDKYGVTASQYRIQSVPTLMLFRNGEVLWRTSGVVDKAELLATLDPFLT; encoded by the coding sequence ATGGAGACATTCAATGACGTAATCAATAGTGACCAGCTTGTTCTGGTCGATTTCTTTGCTACATGGTGCCAACCTTGCAAGGCGATGCATCCCATTCTGGAGCAGGTAAAGAGTGTATTGGGCGACCGCATCCGAATCATCAAGGTGGATGTGGACAAGTACGGCGTAACAGCAAGCCAATACCGCATCCAATCCGTGCCTACGCTCATGCTCTTCCGGAACGGAGAAGTATTGTGGCGCACAAGCGGTGTGGTAGATAAAGCCGAACTGCTGGCTACGCTTGATCCATTCTTGACATAA
- a CDS encoding recombinase family protein, translating into MAKVGYIMATSQYDKLEEDRKWMNEFGCVRIIEESDDNERHRPLWKQLMAALQRGDELVIPKFSNALRGSRELAIFLEFCRVKVIRIISIHDRIDSSNILFPETKPSDVLVMMGSLPDEVLALRKSAEHVIKLQEKMIVSLPPVSASKMQKLDREKTVVNLYVAGHPIDEIWRASGFRSRSSVFRILNKHGIKLNKGNHSGPIKKRDAK; encoded by the coding sequence ATGGCAAAAGTAGGCTACATCATGGCTACATCCCAGTATGACAAACTGGAAGAAGACCGCAAATGGATGAACGAGTTCGGTTGTGTAAGAATCATCGAAGAAAGTGATGATAACGAACGCCACAGACCGCTGTGGAAACAGCTGATGGCAGCATTGCAAAGAGGCGATGAACTCGTGATTCCGAAATTTTCCAACGCCTTGCGTGGCAGTCGTGAACTGGCAATATTCCTGGAATTCTGCCGGGTCAAGGTCATTCGCATCATCAGCATCCACGACCGGATTGACTCCAGCAACATCCTGTTTCCGGAAACCAAGCCATCAGACGTATTGGTAATGATGGGTTCCCTGCCCGACGAAGTCCTTGCACTCAGGAAATCTGCAGAGCATGTAATCAAGCTGCAGGAAAAGATGATTGTGTCTCTGCCTCCTGTTTCTGCCAGCAAGATGCAGAAGCTCGACAGAGAGAAGACTGTAGTGAACCTCTATGTTGCCGGACATCCGATAGATGAAATCTGGAGAGCCAGCGGATTCAGAAGCAGAAGCTCCGTATTCCGCATTCTCAACAAGCACGGAATCAAACTGAATAAAGGCAATCACTCCGGACCTATCAAGAAAAGAGACGCAAAGTAA
- a CDS encoding zincin-like metallopeptidase domain-containing protein, which translates to MADYKKYNSDGRSSEDRALDKFAEMMIEKINTLQNDWKKPWFTEGSLTWPKNLSGREYNGMNALMLIMHCEKQGYKLPVFCTFDRVAGLNFNKDKQGRRQQVKDNNGEALPQVTILKGEKSFPVFITTFTVVNKETREKIKYDDYRLMSEEQRKEYNVYPKLQVYNVFNVAQTNLQEARPELYKKLEAAAGVNRPLNQGDDFSFPAMDKMIKENGWICPIKPVYGDNAYYSISKNEIVIPEKRQFKDGESFYTNLGHEMAHSTGSENHLGRLKPASFGSAEYAREELVAELSAALVAQRFGMTKHLKEDSASYLKNWLDSLKESPEFIKTTLTDVKKASHMINQHIDAMQLKIDQEQSQEAEQKQEKAPTMYYASVAYLQTTDATDRLDKFKNDGNYDALLTEAKEYDQGDAPDLSKINLSPTKYRGDDLLVEDEHYAVVYNPTVGGTYDVMRKVSAEEIKDNIIRYGLPEDATDDVKEVAKLMEKEEVVAQEEEQHYHRGR; encoded by the coding sequence ATGGCTGATTACAAGAAATATAATTCTGATGGCCGTAGCAGTGAAGACCGGGCTTTGGACAAGTTTGCCGAGATGATGATTGAGAAGATCAACACCTTGCAGAACGATTGGAAGAAGCCTTGGTTCACTGAAGGTTCCCTGACATGGCCGAAGAACCTGTCAGGGCGTGAGTATAACGGTATGAATGCCCTGATGCTCATCATGCACTGTGAGAAGCAGGGATATAAGTTGCCTGTGTTCTGCACCTTCGACAGAGTGGCCGGTCTGAACTTCAATAAGGACAAGCAAGGAAGAAGACAGCAGGTTAAGGACAACAACGGCGAAGCTTTGCCTCAGGTGACAATCCTCAAAGGCGAGAAGAGTTTCCCAGTTTTCATCACGACTTTCACCGTTGTGAACAAAGAGACAAGGGAGAAGATCAAATACGATGACTACCGTCTGATGTCCGAAGAGCAACGCAAGGAGTATAACGTATATCCTAAACTGCAGGTTTACAATGTGTTTAATGTGGCGCAGACCAACTTGCAGGAGGCTCGTCCGGAACTCTACAAGAAGCTGGAGGCAGCTGCAGGAGTGAACAGACCTTTGAATCAGGGTGATGACTTCTCCTTCCCTGCCATGGATAAGATGATCAAGGAAAACGGATGGATCTGTCCTATCAAGCCTGTATATGGCGACAATGCCTACTACAGCATTTCGAAGAATGAGATTGTCATTCCAGAGAAACGCCAGTTCAAGGATGGAGAGTCCTTCTACACCAATCTCGGGCATGAGATGGCTCATTCTACGGGCTCAGAGAACCATTTGGGCAGATTGAAGCCTGCATCTTTCGGAAGCGCAGAATACGCCCGTGAGGAACTTGTTGCCGAACTAAGTGCCGCTCTGGTAGCACAGCGTTTCGGTATGACCAAGCACTTGAAGGAAGACAGTGCCAGTTATCTGAAAAACTGGTTGGACAGTTTGAAGGAATCGCCCGAGTTTATCAAGACTACGCTTACCGATGTAAAGAAGGCTTCTCACATGATCAACCAGCATATTGATGCTATGCAGCTGAAAATAGACCAGGAGCAAAGTCAAGAGGCAGAGCAGAAGCAAGAGAAAGCTCCAACGATGTATTACGCATCAGTGGCGTATCTCCAGACTACCGATGCTACTGACCGTCTCGACAAGTTCAAAAATGACGGCAACTACGATGCACTCCTTACTGAGGCTAAAGAATACGACCAAGGTGATGCTCCTGACCTCTCCAAAATCAATCTCTCACCAACTAAATACCGTGGCGATGATCTCCTTGTTGAGGATGAGCATTATGCTGTAGTATATAATCCGACTGTTGGAGGCACATACGATGTGATGCGCAAGGTAAGCGCAGAGGAAATCAAGGATAACATCATCCGCTATGGTCTCCCAGAAGATGCAACGGACGACGTAAAGGAAGTTGCCAAACTAATGGAAAAAGAAGAGGTTGTTGCTCAGGAAGAAGAGCAACATTACCATCGAGGACGATAA
- a CDS encoding metallophosphoesterase, producing the protein MVKIQYASDLHLEFMENTLYLETHPLQSVADILVLAGDTGYLGDEGFVKHPFWDWASENFKQVIVIPGNHEFYLGYDLGQLHDGWCMEIRHNIKCYYNAVIHLSDDTDLIVSTLWGYIEPQDAFSTERRVNDFYRIKDCDVVINSERFNQEHAKCRAFIEKAVSESQAKHIVVATHHVPSFQLVSPDFKGSPINGAFTAELGNFIAYSRIDYWIYGHSHRNIDRIIENTQCVSNQLGYVSHGESESFDSKKCIDHLNRRS; encoded by the coding sequence ATGGTTAAGATACAATATGCTTCAGATTTACATTTGGAATTCATGGAGAATACCCTGTATTTGGAGACTCATCCTCTTCAGTCTGTTGCTGACATCCTGGTGTTGGCTGGGGATACTGGCTATTTAGGTGATGAAGGCTTTGTCAAACATCCATTCTGGGATTGGGCTTCAGAGAATTTCAAGCAAGTAATAGTAATACCAGGTAATCATGAGTTTTATTTGGGTTATGACTTGGGGCAACTCCATGATGGATGGTGCATGGAAATTCGGCACAATATCAAATGCTATTATAATGCAGTAATACATCTTTCGGATGATACAGACCTCATCGTTTCTACACTATGGGGATATATAGAGCCGCAGGATGCTTTTTCAACAGAGCGCAGAGTAAATGATTTCTACCGTATTAAGGATTGTGACGTTGTGATAAACAGTGAACGGTTTAATCAAGAGCATGCTAAGTGCCGCGCTTTCATCGAAAAGGCTGTTAGTGAGAGCCAGGCAAAGCATATTGTTGTGGCAACGCATCATGTTCCATCATTTCAACTGGTGTCTCCGGATTTTAAGGGAAGTCCGATAAACGGTGCTTTCACAGCAGAGCTGGGGAACTTCATTGCTTATAGCCGGATAGACTATTGGATTTATGGTCATTCTCATCGTAACATAGACAGGATAATAGAAAATACTCAATGTGTTTCGAATCAGCTTGGGTATGTGAGTCATGGAGAATCTGAGTCTTTTGATTCAAAGAAATGTATTGATCACTTAAATCGTCGGTCATGA